A stretch of the Kushneria konosiri genome encodes the following:
- a CDS encoding potassium/proton antiporter has product MIDFNSIFLLGGLLVAMSILASRVSARIGLPLLPLFLGIGMLAGVDGLGLIDFGDYNLAYLIGQLALAMILLDGGLRTRMKTFRVGLRPALSLATLGVFLTSGLTGLFAMWVFDLSVFQGLLVGAIVGSTDAAAVFSMLSGQGIRLNERVGATLEIESGTNDPMAIFLTLILSQTLAGSIDSVSGTLLMFVEQFGIGALAGIASGWLLGRLLRWLDLAPGLYSLLAAAMGFSVFALTNMLGGSGFLAIYLAGVMIGNIRGKHLEFILPVHDGLAWLSQIGLFLTLGLLVTPSEMVDYAWSSVLVAVVLIFVARPLSVLLSLKPFFGFRWRELAFISWVGLRGGVPIVLAIFPVIAGVENASLYFNVAFFVVLISLILQGTTIGHMARWLKVEVPSETAPARRRLLGVLPEDDYEMFVYKVDSKRVENTPLRMLRFPSGAVVAAIFREHVMIHPTGSTRLQAGDVACVIARTHDLNAINHLFNGDAELKRERDFFGAFALSGEASMGDVADAYGLTLSLWEREETLGAFIARRVGGYPVVGDDIDWHGIHWVVQDVEGNNVTRVGLRLHG; this is encoded by the coding sequence GTGATCGACTTTAACAGTATATTCCTGCTGGGTGGATTACTGGTGGCCATGAGCATTCTGGCCAGCCGGGTATCTGCGCGTATTGGCCTGCCGCTGCTCCCCCTGTTTCTGGGCATCGGGATGCTGGCTGGTGTCGACGGTCTGGGGTTGATCGATTTCGGCGACTATAACCTGGCTTATCTGATCGGCCAGCTCGCCCTTGCCATGATCCTTCTGGATGGTGGCCTTCGAACACGCATGAAAACCTTCAGGGTAGGGCTTCGACCGGCGCTGTCGCTGGCCACACTTGGCGTCTTTTTGACCAGTGGCCTGACCGGTCTTTTTGCCATGTGGGTGTTCGATCTCAGCGTATTTCAGGGATTGCTGGTCGGAGCCATCGTCGGCTCGACAGACGCGGCAGCTGTATTTTCGATGCTCAGCGGTCAGGGGATTCGTCTCAATGAGCGTGTGGGTGCCACGCTTGAGATCGAGTCGGGTACCAATGACCCAATGGCCATCTTTTTGACGCTGATTTTGTCTCAGACCCTGGCAGGCTCCATCGACAGTGTTTCCGGAACGCTTTTGATGTTTGTCGAGCAGTTCGGCATCGGCGCCCTGGCCGGCATTGCCAGTGGCTGGCTGCTGGGTCGTCTGTTGCGCTGGCTGGATCTGGCGCCGGGGCTTTATTCACTGCTGGCTGCCGCCATGGGCTTCAGCGTTTTCGCACTGACCAACATGCTGGGTGGCAGCGGCTTTCTGGCCATTTATCTGGCCGGGGTCATGATCGGCAATATCCGCGGCAAGCATCTCGAATTCATACTGCCCGTACATGACGGGTTGGCCTGGCTGAGTCAGATCGGGCTTTTCCTGACCCTCGGGCTGCTGGTCACACCCAGCGAAATGGTCGATTATGCCTGGTCCAGCGTTCTGGTCGCCGTTGTGCTGATTTTTGTTGCAAGACCACTGTCGGTCCTGCTGAGTCTCAAGCCCTTTTTCGGATTTCGCTGGCGAGAGCTTGCCTTTATCTCATGGGTCGGGTTGCGCGGTGGCGTACCAATCGTTCTGGCCATCTTCCCGGTCATCGCGGGCGTTGAAAATGCCTCGCTTTATTTCAATGTGGCCTTTTTCGTGGTGCTGATCTCACTGATATTGCAGGGCACCACCATCGGCCATATGGCGCGCTGGCTCAAGGTCGAAGTGCCTTCGGAAACTGCACCGGCACGCCGTCGCCTGCTGGGCGTGCTGCCTGAGGATGACTATGAGATGTTCGTTTACAAGGTGGACAGCAAGCGTGTCGAAAATACGCCGCTTAGAATGCTCCGCTTTCCTTCAGGTGCGGTTGTGGCTGCGATTTTTCGTGAACATGTCATGATTCACCCGACCGGCAGCACCCGACTGCAGGCCGGCGATGTTGCCTGCGTCATCGCCCGAACCCACGATCTCAATGCCATCAATCATCTGTTCAACGGTGATGCCGAACTCAAGCGGGAGCGCGACTTCTTCGGGGCCTTTGCCCTGTCAGGTGAAGCCTCGATGGGCGATGTGGCCGATGCCTATGGTCTGACCCTGTCGCTTTGGGAGCGTGAGGAAACGCTGGGTGCCTTCATTGCCCGTCGTGTCGGCGGCTACCCGGTGGTGGGGGATGATATCGACTGGCATGGTATTCACTGGGTCGTGCAGGATGTCGAGGGCAATAACGTCACACGAGTCGGTTTGAGGCTGCACGGCTAA
- a CDS encoding Bax inhibitor-1/YccA family protein, whose translation MVDRTYGVSQSGARSVEAHKVLRNTYMLLAMTLLFSAVTAGVAMSMGIQRMNIFVFFIGAYGLMFLVHKTANSAAGLLATFAFTGFMGFTLGPILSAYLTLSNGPQLIMTALGMTAVTFAGLSAVALITRKDFSFLSNFIMAGAIVLILAMVVAMIFNISGLALAVSAGFVLFASAVILYETSQVIHGGQDNYILATISLYVAIYNLFISLLSILGLSSSD comes from the coding sequence ATGGTCGATAGAACCTATGGGGTCTCGCAGAGCGGGGCCAGAAGTGTCGAAGCGCACAAGGTATTGCGCAATACCTACATGCTGCTGGCCATGACGCTGCTGTTCTCGGCTGTCACTGCCGGGGTTGCAATGTCGATGGGCATCCAGCGCATGAACATTTTTGTCTTTTTCATTGGCGCTTACGGGCTGATGTTTCTGGTCCACAAGACCGCCAACTCGGCCGCAGGGCTGCTGGCGACCTTCGCGTTTACGGGCTTTATGGGGTTCACCCTCGGCCCGATTCTCAGCGCCTATCTGACGCTGTCCAACGGACCGCAGCTGATCATGACCGCACTGGGCATGACAGCAGTGACCTTTGCCGGTCTGTCGGCCGTGGCGCTGATTACCCGAAAGGACTTCAGCTTTCTGAGCAATTTCATCATGGCCGGCGCCATCGTGCTGATTCTGGCCATGGTGGTAGCAATGATCTTCAATATCTCCGGTCTGGCCCTGGCCGTATCGGCGGGTTTTGTGCTTTTTGCCTCGGCCGTGATCCTTTATGAAACCAGTCAGGTGATCCATGGCGGACAGGACAACTACATTCTGGCCACCATCAGCCTGTATGTGGCCATCTACAATCTGTTTATCAGCCTGCTGTCGATTCTGGGCCTGAGTTCCAGCGACTGA
- the tusD gene encoding sulfurtransferase complex subunit TusD, whose protein sequence is MTYALMVQGAPYSQQASHSALRFAEALPAQGHRVATVFFYHDGIYNAASMMTPPRDEPHLLERWRALHQTQQCELLVCVASAVRRGLLDEGEARRHGHSHPTLEAPFELTGLGQLMQAALEHDRLITFAP, encoded by the coding sequence CTGACCTACGCCCTGATGGTCCAAGGCGCACCCTATAGCCAGCAGGCCTCTCATAGTGCGCTGCGTTTTGCTGAAGCCTTGCCGGCGCAGGGGCATCGTGTGGCCACGGTCTTTTTCTATCATGACGGCATCTACAATGCCGCCAGCATGATGACACCGCCGCGGGATGAGCCCCATCTTCTCGAGCGCTGGCGTGCGCTGCATCAGACCCAGCAATGCGAGCTTCTGGTCTGTGTGGCCTCGGCCGTTCGTCGTGGTCTGCTGGATGAGGGAGAGGCACGCCGTCATGGGCATTCACATCCCACTCTTGAGGCGCCGTTTGAGCTGACGGGACTGGGACAGCTCATGCAGGCCGCGCTTGAGCATGATCGACTGATCACCTTTGCCCCCTGA
- the tusC gene encoding sulfurtransferase complex subunit TusC, with amino-acid sequence MESKSILVVVRHPPHGSSWVREGLETALVGAALGQPPNLLFSGDGILALLAHQQRGALGQKGSAAMLEGLSLYDIEPLWYDRHSLEARGLDASQLIPGCQQASTADMIARHDVVMSF; translated from the coding sequence ATGGAATCCAAAAGCATACTGGTGGTCGTGCGACATCCACCGCATGGCTCGAGCTGGGTTCGTGAAGGGCTCGAAACGGCATTGGTCGGCGCAGCGCTGGGCCAGCCGCCGAATCTGCTGTTTAGCGGCGACGGGATTCTGGCGCTGCTGGCTCATCAGCAACGGGGCGCACTGGGACAGAAGGGCAGTGCGGCCATGCTGGAAGGCCTGTCACTCTATGACATCGAGCCCCTCTGGTATGACCGGCACTCGCTTGAAGCGCGCGGGCTTGACGCCAGTCAGTTGATACCGGGGTGTCAGCAGGCCAGCACGGCGGACATGATCGCCCGACATGACGTGGTCATGAGTTTTTGA
- the tusB gene encoding sulfurtransferase complex subunit TusB — MNTLHLVNRSPFATRILDELAAAVCEGDHVLLIEDGVYAACGTALSDFPKGIKLWALEEDCVSRGIVPSEFPKRVDMAGFVDLTARAHRCVSWF, encoded by the coding sequence ATGAACACGCTTCACCTGGTCAATCGCTCTCCCTTTGCTACTCGTATTCTGGATGAGCTTGCTGCCGCCGTCTGTGAAGGCGATCATGTTCTTCTGATCGAAGACGGCGTCTACGCAGCCTGTGGCACTGCGCTGAGCGACTTTCCGAAAGGCATCAAGCTCTGGGCACTGGAAGAGGACTGCGTATCGCGAGGCATCGTTCCCTCGGAATTCCCCAAAAGAGTGGACATGGCAGGTTTTGTCGACCTGACTGCCAGGGCACATCGCTGCGTCAGCTGGTTCTGA